A window of Epinephelus lanceolatus isolate andai-2023 chromosome 3, ASM4190304v1, whole genome shotgun sequence genomic DNA:
CTAGAAACACTTaggatgttaaaaaataaagttttttttaaaaccgtTTACTTTTCTCTGAATAAGCAGAGGTTTAAGCAGGTTTTATGCACTGAGATATTTTTGAGTTTCTCAGTTCAGCTTGTGCATCACTTGTCTTTGAGTAGGAGTCTTGATCACAGATTTTTATCTTGTCTGAGATTAAGTTCTTAGAAAACTAAATGTTCCTTACTTTTATCCTTCAGAACGAGAAGGCCTGTGCAGCTCAGTGAAGCGCTACGGCTCCACAGACAGCAGTGGGGAGCATGACCATGAGAGTAACTGTCATGGCAACAACCACAGCAACCATCGGTTTCCCACGGCGGTGGCGGCAGGTCATTGGGTCGGGACTGATCAGGAAGAGGAGGCCATTCGCAGGAAGCTGAAATACTTCTTCATGAGCCCTTGTGATAAATACCACGCCAAGGGCCGCAAGCCTTACAAGCTgatcctgcagctgctgaagatcATTATTGTCACAGCTCAGGTACGTCAGACGTTTCATCTAAATcctgtgttgctgtttttattctcacctcAAGATTGTCATTCATTGGGCTTctgaattaacaaaatattaagTTTTTAGGGACCTAAAATACAGGAAGAATGACACTGGCGCCTACAGCCTACAGATTATGCCCGCTTGCATAGTGTCGATGCTTTAGTGAATTAGAGTAGAAGAGGTAGTCAGAAATGTATACTGGCATTCTTTTTTACTTCATTTGTCAGCGCACAACTCTGTCTATCGTTatttcctgggtgaaagttgtcGGTGATTTATGATGTGcagaaacactcagagagaGTATTCTGGTTATATAATACACAAGCCAGCCTGCAGTCTAAGAGGTGCACCTGGAACGAACTGCCTCAGGGTTTTTCTTTGtccccactcctcctcctcctcctcctcctcctgacatgTCTCACTCTCCTGTCTCTGTGCTACAGTTGGTGCTGTTCGGCCTCAGTAACCAGGTGGTGGTGACCTTCAAGGAGGAAAACACAATGACCTTCAAGCACCTCTTCCTCAAAGACTACGATGAGTCCACAGACGACTCCTTTGCTGTTTACACGCAGAACGATGTCTACGAGCACATCTTCTATGCCGTGGATCAGGTCAGCCCCAAGTACAGAAAAGCTGTGTAATATATTAAAAACCACTTATTAAATAGTGCTCCAGTTTCTGATTCTCATTTTTAAAGTATTGTGAGGTTAGTAGGTCAGTGTTACACTCTAGCTGTAACGCAAAGTCTGTTTTCTGTCATAACAGAACAACTTTTATCGGTTCTTtgaatacaacaacaacaaaatacactCCGCTGCAAGACTAGATGGGGTACTTGTGAATAATATTaatacaataatgataatatatgtTAATAAAAACATTGCATGCATGCACAATAAGTATATTTCTACCTCACTCACTAAGAAACTGATGTCGTGACACCatgagaaaatacatttttttacattttgctaTTTCCATTTAAAATTTCCCGCTCACCTTTTGGTTTGCAGCTGTGATCCTGACATCATAATTCCTATGTTCTAAATAATATACATGTAGTATGAGGGTTTTAGTAAGTGATTGATAAAGATTTTATGAAAATGTCAATCGTGCCTAACATGTCCTTAACCAACTGTCATGAAACCTTGCACCATTTAGAGTTGTGCAGTGGAAAATATGTGTAAATGTCTTCAAACTTTAAGGCCCAAATTTGACTGAACTATTGGTACTCCAAAGTTGAATCAGAATACAGTGTCTGGGAACAATACATGTGTGTGCTAAATTTTCTGCCACTTTATCCAATAGTTgagatatttgttttgtttttaatttacctGGTCACAAAACTAActcttcattttttcttttgaattGTTAGTAttttctgctttatttttagtttcttttttttgttgttgttgttttctgtttgtaactgtgtttttatttatgctgCTGCCTGTGTTGCCCAGGTTTCCCTTAAAAAAGAGATTCCTAATAACATTTGGACTCTACTGGATAGATAAAgattaatgaaataaataaataaaaatattttattctggaccaaagtggtgaaaCAAGTGATGTTGCCATCACTAGATGAAGTTGTAGATCCTTTAATAACAAACTTAAAATGGAGTATCAAATAAAAATCAGAACGTGAGCTGGATGGACGATGGTGTTAGAGAACTTTTTGTCATGGCCACACAAAAATTAGTGGGTACCAATACACCTTCAGTGCTTGGCTCCCTGCTCAGCTCAGTTTTTTCTTCTCCGCAGTATCTGGCCCTACCAGAGACCACAGTGGGACGCTATGCATATGTCTACGGTGTTGGCGTGAACGGCAGCGCGCTCTCCCTCTGCCAACAGTACTACAAGAAGGGAAGCATTGACCCTGCCAATGACACCTTCAACATAGACCCTCGCATCATCACAAGTACATGAACCACACTGTACAATGTTAAGGAGATTACTATCCTGTGATTCTGCTAACATCACTAACAGTgctggaaggctgtgatcaagTCTCTCTGTGACAACAGGTCACATTTAATAGTGGGGTTTGTAATTGCCATTATTATGCCATAGTTTGTGAGAATATAATGGACTGAAATTGTCACATCACATAAAGTGCACTGTGAGCATTTGTGCCACTCCATGTTAACCAGAGCAGCCATTCACtctcactgaaaaacacaagTGCACACTTCCTTTTTACACAAGACTAACACGTGAAAAAGTGGAGATTGAGCTACAGAAGTAGAATACAAAGGCTTCTTCATGCATAGTTTGCATTTGACTTGATTTTAcatagtcaaaggtcaagcaAAATATTATCTGCACACTGTCCAGGGGGACAGTTGTTGCCTAAGGGAGCAACACAAGCAACGTCTTTTATCACTTCAAAGGGAAACGTAGGACAAATATTTGACGATAGACTCTGGCTCTCGCACAAGTAGCTAGTGTATGTACTCAAACAAAAAGctgcaaagttttttttttaaattccgttttaattttaatttatttagttttgtaTTGGCTTTAATAACATATGCTACTGTTATTAATATGATTGGTACAGAAGGTCATTTCATTCACTGAAAGAACGCTTTCTCAACCTTATCTCATGATCATGACTCACTATCTTACTATACGAGGTCCGGATTATGGAATTAGAAAAGGTAATTAATTATTACTATTTGAGAAGATGGTGATAGGGCTGCATGATTTAATATCTTGCTGTTATTTCTCACTTGGATAAAGACACTGGGAGTTAATAATGTCGCAGAGACATTATTATTAGTATGTCAACACTGTGCACACATCTCTTGGGACTGCTCAGGTGCAAAGCACAGTCTGACCTATGTCAAGGTGCTGTGTGTTCCTTCAGGAGCAGGGAAAACAGTATGAGCTACTTTATGGGTACAAAGTCATGCAATCAGAAATGCTTCCAAGTGGCCTCTGTGCTGATAAAGCATGCAGTGAAGtgtgattaaaaacatttacagtggCATTATAGAAATTTGCCACTGCAGCTATTCAGGTCATATAATCTGGTGTATGATGTAACGCctgatctcgtaattatgagatagAGAGTCATAATTATGTGATACAGAGGTCATAATAAAAATGCGATATgggcagcatttttttttcttcagtgagtGCAATGCCCTGCTGTAGATTGCACCTTTGGGGAGGTCCATTTATTGATATTTTGAACATTCCTGGATGCATGTAATTGTTATGTAGAACAATATCAGACAGTTTGAGGCAGGGGGTTATGTACAGGGAGCAGGACGTTATTGCAAGATAAACCTCAACACGATGGAGCCTAATTTACTGAAGGGGTTTATTTTGCGATCTTGCTGTGCATTATCTTGCTTTTTACACAGCTTTTTACTAAAGAAATCAATAATGTGAcacaaaatattgttttaaaaattattttattgaatTGATAATCAGCAAAGCCCTGtaagatttttttgggcttCATTTAGGttttttaggtgttttttttttttggttttttttttcttttggtagAATAGTTTTTACTATCAAAGAGGGGTCATTTGCtaagttgctgtttttttcataGTCCATTTTCCTGCGTTTCCTGCATGTTTTTGTCTCATGATGGCATTTTATGTCAATTAACCTTTCAAGAAGAGAGAAGTTGTTGCATATCCTCAGTTTCTTACTTCCTCATAtcgttgtgtgtgtttttaagagGAAGTAAGAACAGTGGAAACAACTTCATGTTAAAAGCTTTCTTCACTTTAGCTCTCAAGTTCGTCAAATGCTCCTTTGTGATCACCAACTTAAAAAGAATTTACGATAAGGTTTCATACTTGTTTTTGAAAGGTTGTACTCTTTATGTAAAGAGGAACAGCAAAATGCCAGATAATGGAAATTATGttattctccctctctctcttcagtATATGACTGTtccctctctgttctctctctaCTCATTTCAGACTGTATAGGTATCGACCCACTGTCGGTCCCACCAGCTCCGCTCACCAGCAACTACAAGAACTTCACACTCAAGTTCCACAAGTAAGGCTTCATTTTTCACATGGCTCCGGCGTTCTCCTCGTTTGGCCTCTGTTGTTTGTTGAGATTTATCTCTGTAGTATCTGATGATGACATTCAACAAGCCACTTATGTCTGCCACACGCACGCTCAAGCATGTATACAAGAGCACTCACACAGGTTTtggtacaaaaacacagaggcacAGAGGTATGTAAAGTATCTCACCCTGcttcatttgtgtttgttgtcaaATGTAGTCATTCTGAAAACATGAAATTCTTCCCTCTGAATTGTATGCAAGCCATGAGAGGCCATGGCTAATGACTTATGAACaggtgaaaaaaatgtttttccaggATAatctttctaaaaaaaaaaaaaaaatttcatctGTGAAAAATGTTTATTGTTGTAATACTCACACAGCTGTTCTTAAGTgataagccctgtttccaccaaacactttcagtatggcacctctggaaccaaaagtagcgcttcagacatggtacctagaccacagcgtttccactgcagactacacccttaaatgtgggtgggggtATCGTCACTCattgctccgtccagcactcactgtatttcctcattgcctcgtttatcgtccacaaaATGAAgttgcacgccgacattttcagaacaaataaaacaggctgcagtgagagtctctctccatgggatatttataAATAGCAGggttgtgcatttagtccttctcaggcaagctcgggggtttagtgttgcaggagcccacaggaacgacactccgcaacacttttttttttttctcagagtgaggATTAGTATAGCTGCCCTTCACCTAACCAGGCCAAAGTTGatatatataaacacttaaagatccactcattactaaaagtttATGTCATAGAAAAACTAAcggtcaaagttgtcatgtgaagtatttaaggtgtgttgattgatttacgtcatctaatgcactgagtaacatttcaagtaaacgttccacatTAAAAGTTGTCAGCAGTCAgctcagtgaattaagttattttttctctgactccagctgctgcaagaggcagcaaaacatcctttcattttatagttctagtgtactaataaaactctccacagtatgaacagtggttacatgaacttaaagggaaattttggtttatttcaacccgtctcctatcgtcctaaatctgtttcaagtgactaatgacataaaaataatagttagcatgttagccgttagcctagatacagccggggcgcatagtagcgtcagacctgttaaaacgtaagtgaacgggcaaccttcaagtgcaaaattagtccactaaacaagctttttttccacaaagaccgcctcatatcgttaggataaatgtcagagaacatatagaaaacgacatgtaaacgtgttgtcttaccttaccggtgtgctgccatgtttgtttaccatttagctctactttccaaagcgcagccgaaatatatctcgcaagctctagataaagcccagttGGATACTAccccaggtggaggtgtctcgtccttggTCACATCCGATATGAGGCaatctttgtggaaaaaaagcttgtttagtggactaactttgcacttgaaatatgcccattcacttacgttttaacaggtctgacgctactatgcgccctggctgtatctaggctaacggctaacatgctaactattatttttatgtcactagtgacttgaaacaaatttaggacgataggacgacaggttgaaataacccgaaatttccctttaaaaaccagccacaactcaacattgagcagagtgaccgtccgctgttgaccaatcaacagactgttagtaccagatctgtgtgctaggtacctcaACAGAGGTGTGACCAAAAATGTTAACAGCACAGAACAGtaccattggtaccatccacaacttttcacagtggaaacggaaaaaagtgtaccaaactgaactgttctGCTCGCTGGAAACTATGCTATAGACACAACAGTTGAGATCAGACCTAGAAAATAGATCTCCAGAATTTTTGTCTCacttgcctctcagggcttccgTACTTTaccatttgtttgtgttttcttttttcaagaCTCATTAACGTCACCATAGAGTTCCAGCTGAAGGCGATCAATATACAGACCATCATCAACAACGAGATCCCAGACTGCTACACTTTTTTCATAACGGTGAGCAAAAGGCAAACGTACAGCAAAGACACAGCTGATGGTTCAGCTCCCAGCACTGTTGAAGACCTCATACTGGGATATCCAGATCATGTTCACATGATTATACATATGATcaagttgggtttttttttgctttctggctcaAGAAGGAGTATAGTGTTTTGTGTCTTCTACCAGGAGGCAAACATTTTCTGCCGGAGTTAAATTATGCAGCTCTGAGCAGTTTGAGGCCATGTTTCTCAGTCTGAAAAAATGTTTACTTTCCCTAGACTTTATTGCTTATTAGTCCTACTTAACCTGCGACAGACACATGTTGACATAGTGTGATTATTAGtcagatctttttttaaatcacaaaaatttaatattttatttactgaTTTAACTGTTGAGCGATTTTCTTGTGCATACTATCTCCCCACATAATGGTCTCTACACTGTAAGGTATGTACTGTAATCCTGGTGTAAAGCACTAAATCCATACTATTTTCGTTTTTGTTACATAAAAAGTCAGGCTTTAAAATATTTAGTCCAAAGAGGATACTAAagtcatctttaaaaaaatccaaaatatgtgTGTTATTGCATATAGAAAGGCTCTCCTGTCATTAAACCCCCTCATATTTCAACAAACAGAAGACATGACCTCTGTGCTCTCAGTGGTAGCTGCAGCCCTGTTTGATGGAAACAATGAATCCCCTGTGTCTATATTTCATTACACAAACGTTATTGTTTATTGTCTGCTGGTCGTCTCTCTCCTCCAGATAGTCCTGGACAACAAGGCTCACAGCGGCAAGGTGAAGATCCGGTTGGAAAACGAGGCATCAATAAAGCAGTGTAAAGACCCGAGTGTCTCTGGACAGGGTGAGATGATGGGTGGGACTAAGTGGGATGATAATGAGCCAGTAGCAAGCTAGCAATGGTGTTAAAGAATATGAGGAAATCTATATTGAATGTTGCTTTCAGATAGTATTACTGAACCAACAGGAAGTTTCACTGCGTGAAGATATTTATACACCACTACTAGTACTTTGCAGTAGTGGTGCACCACTAGTGActgctctgtttctgtccttttGAACCTCCAGCTGAGAACTACACACGCGTAGCATTTGATGTCGCTGTGGCTCTGGTGTGCGTgctgtcactgctgctgtgtggaCGCTCCATACTGCGAGGCATCGTGCTGCAGCAGGTATGAAAAAGTCTGTCACAACTAAAGgaaaacatacaacagaacAAGCCTTGAATTACAGTATTACAATCGCCAGTCCATAGAGAATCATGGTTTACATGGTAAGAAATCAAGGGAAACATTAGGAAAAACAATCAGTGAATTTCTGTATTTACTATAGGAATGTCCAGTCAACAAACCTTCACTACATGTCAACCTGACAATTCAACCGaatccctctctttctgtctctgtgtgtttatcaggaGTTTGTGGAGTACTTTAAGGAGACTCTGGATCGGAAAGTGTGCTGGGCGGACCGGCTGGAGTTCATTAACGGATGGTATATCCTCCTCATCGTCAGCGACATCCTTACCATCACTGGCACCATCATCAAAATTGGCATCGAATCTAAGGTATGTCCTGCTTACCGCCACACCCTTAAGTGACAACACCTGCCATACTGTAGTTTTTCCTTTTGAAGAGGAGTTATATGATgtacttatccacagtcagtaCCTCCATCTACTTctgtacattttttgtattttatcttgttcTGTAAAGGACTTTGTAACCATTAtgaaagtttattattattactgtagataatacactgactgtgggtTCATACAGCCTCACTTCAGAAGATCTGAACTATCCTTTCAAGTATCTTTTCTTATCTCCTGACAGAATATGTCCTCATACGACTTGTGTGGCATCCTACTGGGAACTTCCACACTCTTGGTGTGGGTCGGTGTAATTCGCTACCTCACATTCTTCCAGAAGTACAATGTAAGTCACTGACACACTGATGTGCATCAGCTGTTAATGttgttcacttcctgttaaTTTAATAACTTGTCAAAAGGTGAGAAAATGCCCCTCTTTGAAATAATGTAATAAATCCTGTTAATCAagtctctctcctttctctcacACGTTGTAATTCGATCTGTCCAACGTCTCTGCGCCTCCCTTAGATCCTGATCGTGACACTTCGAGCAGCGTTCCCCAATGTGATTCGGTTCTGCTGCTGCGTGGCCGTCATCTATCTGGGGTACTGCTTCTGTGGCTGGATCGTCCTGGGACCATACCACGTCAAGGTGAACACCGCTGAAACTCTTGTAGACAGGGATGTGAAAATGTTGTGTAATACACTTGTTTGTATTGACTTCAAATTAAGTTCAGTCTGGAATTAATTACACAAACAGTTTTGTCAAATGTagtccaaaaaaaaacacaacgtAAGGATTTTCTACacatgctgcagctgcagcttttaACACTGACTCTTTTTACAGTACATCACTGTCAGACAAGATTTAATACTGTCCCTACCATACAAATGCTAGAATGCTATATTTGTTCATGAAATTATTTAAAGCTCCCCTCCTcttaaaagtgtgtttttcttctgttcatgtccccaaaaatgtctgaccttgactatacttACTTGTATCTGAAAGgtttgtcactagagaggtgATTTTATATTCCTCATCTGAAGGGGGTGCACTTCTTTAAAATCTGAGATTCTCAAACGTACGCCAGGCAAGCTAGATCAGGAGTGTCACTAATGAGAAAGCCTTGTTACTTTCTAATGTGCAGATGCTGGCAAAGAAACCCCTAATACATGTGATGTAAAAATCTCAGTCAGATATAATGTATCTCTCTGCAAACTGCTGGCACTGCTGGTTACAAGctaacaaaccaacaaacataaacaaacaaaagatgtTATCTTCACTTCTGATACCTCTGTTAGCTGTCGATTTgggtgcacaacagactcctcgtctgagtctgggtctgactgaggcttgTTTGCACTCTGCTTTGTCACCGTTCAGCCTGCCGCCAGTCGTGGTGGTGGTGAAGCCACATCCAGAATTGCTCAGCTAGGGAGAAAGAGTAGATCTGCACCTGTTTGTTATGTGGGAAAACCAttataaacaaaatataaatcacagCAGAGTTTTCTTTATATACTTTAAATGTGTCAGACTCTAAACATTTTTATACTTGGAAAGTAACACAGCACTTTCATCACTGAAAGTCATCACTgaacgattttttttttcatcagtagTTACCCTTTTCAACGCACATATCGTGTGTCAACTTTTAGATACTTTGAGGTattcttttttcacttttatacgTGATCTGTACCATTTTGAAATCTACAGTCTTTGAATTTAAGAGCCGTTATATAACTGTCTGTTGGTTCCACATAAATAGTTtggtttacattttatattttatatggcTCGTTTTTGAAATGTATGAAAATCACCCCTCCTATTGGCCTGAATCACAAAACCAGATTTCAGTCGAAAAGAGTGTCCCCATTCTCATTATCTGAGGTGAAACCCTGTTCTCATATGAAACTCTGCTTCCTTTGTCACCACCCACAGAAAGTGACTCGGTGAAACTTAAACCACAGAAGACTTACTCATAGCGGTTGTCCCTCTCTTTCCTCAGTAGACATCCTGAGTTGGTGTATTATGCTCAATTTGGATGAAGTTCCTGAGTTTAAACAGTTTTCAGTGTGTTACCTCTGACTGTCAATTATGTAGCATTAGTTACTGTAACTGCAGGCTTTGTTTACCATATAAACAATTCCAGTTTGCAGAGCTTTGACTTGGCTTTCTGTTTTCTGTCCCCCAGTTCCGTTCCCTGTCCATGGTGTCAGAGTGCCTATTCTCCCTCATTAACGGGGACGACATGTTTGTGACGTTCTCCGAGATGCAGGAGAGCAGCACTCTGGTGTGGCTCTTCAGCCAAGTATATCTGTACTCCTTCATCTCCCTCTTCATCTACATGGTGCTGTCGCTGTTTATCGCTCTCATCACAGGAGCCTACGAGACCATAAAGGTAGACAAAGACTGAAACCAAAGAAGAtggtcatttctgtttttttaaacagaattaaaaataaGTAATGTATACTCTCCACAGCACCAAACCCAAGAGCCCATCCACATCACAGACCTGCATGCCTTCATAGCAGAGTGTACGGATACACCGAACTCTGGGAAGTTCAGGGGTCTGGAGACCTCGCCGTGctccttcttctgctgctgtgacaGGTGAGGAGGACAGGGCACAAGACTGATGAAGAGTAATATCTAAACAACATGTCAGAAGGGTTCATTAATAATCAGACAGTAGCAGTAAAAGAAAGAAGGTAAAGAGATATTATGTGACTTACCTGGTATTATCAGGTAACAAAATGCATCCATATGTTTTCGAGTTTGGGGACTCTTGAAAGAGTTTCATCTGACCAAGCCTTTATCAAACTTCAGCATATCAACTaaactaaatgaaaatttaaaatattgGAGTTACAAGGAcagtgcattttgttttttacttaccTCAGTTGTTCTACTGTCTGGCATCTCCACTACAGGGCAAAGTAACTGCAAAGAACCTAcactgatactctttggtaactaGGATAGTTACCATCAGATACCAGGGTAAACAAAAGTgctgtcctcttcctgttttggttttgcAGTGGTTGACGCACTTCCTTTGTGGCGTAAATCGAATCGTCATTTGCCAGAGAGATCGTAACCAGTGGCAGTCAGAATGTCATAGTGAAAGCGAGGCTAATAGGGAACCAGTCTTAACATTATTCTGCTGACAGAACATTGTGCAATCAAAATCTACTTaataatgataagttaaagcaaatgtgtgtgtgtatttccacCTTAAAATCTCACTATATCAATGTCTCTACTTTGATCCTGTGTGGGGACCTTTGTCGTGTCACACTCCTCTCTCGTCACATTTCCTGTCTGCCAGAAAGAAATCttttaatgagatttttttttacatggcaaCGTGGGTTTGTGTATTTTGAGGTAGAGTGATCACAGCAGGATCAGATTTGAAAAATATTGCATTTCTCCAAGACATTTTGATCCTTTTCTAAATTTAAGTTTAATTACCATTATGTGACTCTAAAATAAGAATAATTGATTATAATGTCAAATATCATGACTGTAGAAAATCTTAACGTCTTGCTTTGATCCCCTCTAGAACGACAACATACGAGGATGTCC
This region includes:
- the mcoln1a gene encoding mucolipin-1a, with amino-acid sequence MAATGRRDSSEREGLCSSVKRYGSTDSSGEHDHESNCHGNNHSNHRFPTAVAAGHWVGTDQEEEAIRRKLKYFFMSPCDKYHAKGRKPYKLILQLLKIIIVTAQLVLFGLSNQVVVTFKEENTMTFKHLFLKDYDESTDDSFAVYTQNDVYEHIFYAVDQYLALPETTVGRYAYVYGVGVNGSALSLCQQYYKKGSIDPANDTFNIDPRIITNCIGIDPLSVPPAPLTSNYKNFTLKFHKLINVTIEFQLKAINIQTIINNEIPDCYTFFITIVLDNKAHSGKVKIRLENEASIKQCKDPSVSGQAENYTRVAFDVAVALVCVLSLLLCGRSILRGIVLQQEFVEYFKETLDRKVCWADRLEFINGWYILLIVSDILTITGTIIKIGIESKNMSSYDLCGILLGTSTLLVWVGVIRYLTFFQKYNILIVTLRAAFPNVIRFCCCVAVIYLGYCFCGWIVLGPYHVKFRSLSMVSECLFSLINGDDMFVTFSEMQESSTLVWLFSQVYLYSFISLFIYMVLSLFIALITGAYETIKHQTQEPIHITDLHAFIAECTDTPNSGKFRGLETSPCSFFCCCDRTTTYEDVLLVN